One Cupriavidus basilensis genomic window carries:
- a CDS encoding H-NS family nucleoid-associated regulatory protein, which translates to MSIEIERAQAITWVRIQMAQHGLTLADLQAAGCFIETPPTPSPGAVRYRNAQGWDGRGAMPEWLQRAIHAGQTVEHFRVPVARGHGARREGVFRFEIRRLARHASNS; encoded by the coding sequence ATGTCGATCGAAATCGAGCGCGCGCAAGCGATCACCTGGGTTCGCATCCAGATGGCCCAGCACGGCCTGACCCTGGCCGACCTGCAGGCGGCCGGCTGCTTTATCGAGACACCGCCGACCCCATCGCCTGGGGCGGTGCGCTACCGCAACGCGCAGGGCTGGGACGGCCGCGGCGCTATGCCGGAGTGGCTGCAGCGGGCGATCCACGCCGGGCAGACGGTGGAACATTTCCGGGTGCCCGTCGCGCGGGGGCACGGGGCGCGCCGTGAAGGGGTGTTCCGATTTGAAATCAGACGCTTAGCGCGGCATGCGTCGAATTCTTGA
- a CDS encoding CBASS cGAMP-activated phospholipase, which produces MQKEEICLFVKRLSTRIFGEGGAVIHGSHPSFIEPLEEAARAFIDAGGEIGTLTFLRAQKFSATAEQIEEIERQRKYAVVQVVPVESEGESRSDLTPMRNWMAERSDVVVCVGGKWWDVNKANAGVPTELDAMLDLGKPGFIVAGFGGAISGYLKDNPGLLSSLQNGLSEEENRKIAYETSIESIVDLIVNQLKRLPLVRRSVERGRNFRILALDGGGLRGTFTAAVLAKWDDMLGSGGGNNLVSHFDLVTGTSTGAILAIGLGLGIKPSEILAFYRDKGSLIFPKDRTLRHWLRSKHESSTLRGLLQEVYGDRKMSGSSCRLVIPTVRAKHGQAEALVTPHSPDRTAFRDILSVDAALASSAAPTYFDESLWNGPIVPEIFLDGGVWANNPILPALAESVRHLKIPLDRIDVLSIGTLSSESDFTDSLGKGKAGWALHSVDLFFAAQQHGAILLAESFLGPTRHLRVNQQTPVEIKLDDTEAIDEMAARGNEAGKDSFASVRSRFLDGMHAPDWTRY; this is translated from the coding sequence ATGCAGAAGGAAGAAATCTGTCTATTCGTGAAACGGCTTTCCACGAGGATATTTGGCGAGGGGGGCGCCGTGATCCACGGCAGTCACCCGTCCTTTATTGAACCATTGGAAGAAGCGGCAAGGGCGTTTATCGACGCGGGCGGCGAGATTGGTACTTTGACATTTTTGCGCGCCCAAAAATTTTCCGCGACTGCGGAACAAATTGAGGAAATAGAGAGGCAGCGGAAATACGCCGTTGTACAAGTAGTCCCGGTTGAGTCAGAGGGAGAGTCCCGCAGCGATTTGACCCCGATGCGCAACTGGATGGCAGAGCGATCCGACGTCGTGGTCTGCGTGGGCGGAAAATGGTGGGATGTAAATAAGGCCAACGCTGGGGTTCCCACTGAACTCGATGCGATGCTTGATCTTGGAAAACCCGGCTTTATCGTCGCTGGCTTTGGCGGAGCAATTTCAGGCTATCTGAAAGACAATCCAGGATTGCTTTCGAGCCTTCAAAATGGGCTGTCCGAAGAGGAAAACAGGAAGATTGCATATGAAACGTCTATTGAGAGCATTGTAGATTTGATTGTCAATCAGTTGAAGCGCTTGCCGCTGGTGCGACGTAGCGTAGAAAGGGGACGCAATTTCAGAATCCTTGCGCTCGATGGAGGAGGATTGCGAGGAACCTTCACTGCCGCCGTTTTGGCAAAATGGGATGACATGCTTGGGAGTGGCGGTGGTAACAATTTAGTCTCGCATTTTGATTTAGTGACAGGAACGTCGACCGGGGCTATTTTGGCAATTGGTCTTGGTTTGGGAATCAAGCCTAGCGAGATACTGGCGTTTTACCGGGACAAGGGGTCGCTAATTTTCCCAAAAGATAGAACGCTGCGGCATTGGTTACGGTCCAAACACGAGTCCTCAACACTGCGTGGATTGCTTCAGGAGGTCTATGGCGATCGGAAGATGTCGGGCTCATCCTGCCGGCTGGTCATTCCAACAGTGAGGGCCAAGCATGGGCAGGCTGAAGCCTTGGTTACGCCACACAGCCCAGATCGAACGGCATTTCGGGATATCCTGTCCGTCGATGCCGCGCTTGCTTCCTCAGCCGCTCCTACGTACTTTGACGAATCCCTATGGAATGGGCCTATTGTGCCGGAGATTTTTCTGGACGGTGGTGTTTGGGCAAATAATCCAATCCTGCCGGCGCTGGCGGAATCGGTGCGCCATCTCAAGATTCCGTTGGATCGGATAGATGTACTAAGCATAGGTACTTTGAGTAGTGAGTCCGATTTTACGGATTCCCTGGGAAAAGGTAAGGCTGGTTGGGCGTTGCACAGCGTGGACCTTTTCTTCGCAGCCCAGCAACATGGTGCAATACTCTTGGCGGAAAGTTTTCTGGGACCAACCCGTCATCTCAGGGTCAATCAGCAAACCCCAGTCGAGATTAAACTTGACGATACTGAGGCGATTGACGAGATGGCTGCTAGGGGAAACGAAGCTGGCAAGGATTCTTTTGCGTCGGTTCGATCCCGATTTCTTGACGGGATGCATGCACCCGACTGGACAAGATATTAG
- a CDS encoding toll/interleukin-1 receptor domain-containing protein → MSVLYQLAVLGAPSEEQVHALEQIVSPAVQLFGLRLGYEVGWVVRPGAFNPDQQRSAAAVFYGGTAAPLANVAQLLRRGIPIVPVVSDATRVAEEIPELLQPLNCLAYNAGGAQRIATALLESSGLLPRQRRVFVSYRRGEAREAALQLFDAFSARFFDVFLDTHGIAPAEDFQAMLWHRLCDSDVLVMLDTPGYFDSRWTSAEFGRALSKGISVLRVGWPDFTPSMRTATASRAELLPEEVDVGTGRLADAAVERICLQLESVRSESHAVRNVNLVSNLRNAVETIGGHVAGVGVNKAVYIKLPDGKDVVVYPTVGVPTSTTLHDAAINSPDRSVAVVYDHVGLHPRWLGHLDWLGDHIRSARWVKASEAGWQFADWEA, encoded by the coding sequence TTGTCTGTCTTGTATCAATTGGCCGTACTCGGTGCACCGTCCGAAGAACAAGTCCATGCGCTTGAGCAAATCGTCTCGCCAGCCGTGCAATTGTTTGGCCTGCGGCTGGGCTATGAAGTTGGATGGGTAGTGCGCCCTGGCGCGTTCAATCCCGATCAGCAGAGATCGGCTGCTGCTGTCTTCTACGGGGGCACCGCCGCGCCGCTGGCGAACGTGGCTCAACTGCTGCGCCGGGGAATCCCGATAGTACCTGTGGTTTCGGACGCCACACGCGTCGCTGAGGAGATACCCGAACTTCTGCAGCCGCTGAACTGCTTGGCGTACAACGCAGGCGGCGCGCAGCGCATTGCCACCGCGCTACTGGAGAGTTCGGGGCTGTTGCCTCGCCAGCGCCGCGTATTTGTCAGTTATCGCAGGGGCGAAGCGCGTGAGGCCGCGCTGCAACTCTTCGACGCATTTTCCGCGCGTTTTTTCGATGTTTTCCTTGACACTCACGGCATCGCACCCGCCGAAGACTTCCAAGCAATGCTGTGGCATCGCCTTTGCGATTCCGACGTGCTGGTCATGCTCGATACCCCGGGGTACTTCGACAGCCGGTGGACCAGTGCAGAGTTTGGTCGAGCACTCTCCAAGGGAATCAGCGTGCTGCGCGTCGGCTGGCCGGACTTCACTCCCTCTATGCGAACGGCGACAGCTAGTCGCGCTGAGTTGTTGCCGGAAGAAGTGGATGTGGGGACGGGTCGCCTGGCCGACGCGGCGGTGGAACGCATCTGTCTGCAGTTGGAGTCCGTCCGAAGTGAAAGTCACGCGGTCCGCAATGTCAACCTGGTCAGCAACCTGCGCAACGCGGTGGAGACGATCGGCGGGCACGTTGCAGGCGTTGGTGTGAACAAGGCGGTGTACATCAAATTGCCAGATGGCAAGGACGTCGTGGTGTATCCCACAGTTGGGGTACCGACATCGACGACCCTGCACGACGCCGCCATCAACTCACCGGATCGATCGGTCGCCGTCGTCTACGACCACGTCGGATTGCATCCCCGCTGGCTAGGGCATCTAGACTGGCTAGGTGACCACATCCGCTCGGCTCGCTGGGTGAAGGCTAGCGAAGCAGGGTGGCAGTTCGCGGACTGGGAGGCCTAA
- a CDS encoding TIR domain-containing protein, translated as MAETKNVFISHVHEDDHGLKKFKDLLASKKVDIRDSSIHTGKFNDAKDEHYIKTQILAPAINWAGVFICYVSPKTKDSEWVNWEIEYAAKQGKRIVGVWEHGEKECDLPQALSEYADALVGWNGDAIIDAINGKDTWEKPDGGSCEPVPLKRHPC; from the coding sequence GTGGCAGAAACGAAAAATGTGTTTATCAGCCATGTTCATGAAGACGATCATGGCCTGAAAAAGTTTAAGGATCTCCTTGCATCAAAAAAGGTCGATATCCGCGATTCTTCGATCCATACAGGCAAGTTCAACGACGCGAAGGACGAGCACTACATCAAGACGCAAATTCTGGCTCCAGCTATTAACTGGGCCGGTGTGTTCATTTGCTACGTGTCACCCAAGACGAAAGACAGCGAATGGGTCAACTGGGAGATCGAGTACGCAGCAAAGCAGGGGAAGCGCATTGTTGGTGTATGGGAGCATGGCGAGAAAGAGTGCGACCTTCCTCAGGCCTTGAGCGAATACGCTGATGCTTTGGTCGGCTGGAACGGTGACGCCATCATTGACGCGATCAACGGAAAGGACACTTGGGAAAAGCCCGACGGTGGATCTTGTGAACCCGTGCCTCTTAAGCGTCATCCCTGCTAA
- a CDS encoding nucleoside triphosphate pyrophosphohydrolase family protein, whose translation MKKEGSLLLSEYEAQIAPTDLISQAELAPIQQGLYGEVGGIMATAKKITREGPAYPEYRTAAEEEFGDALWYLSALCRRMHIPLEEVFAEATNHGSFKNVGAASDIAGGALAYIALPIVATESVDLTLVRLGQAAAALLIGSPARADVISFARAYLDGLQATRLVFSTVARNNLRKARGAFVEPTSSDLDGLDFDTEFEFDEQLPRNFKIEVGQRAGEKTYLKWKGVFIGDPLTDNISDRDGYRFHDVFHLAYASVLHWSPVFRALIKHKRKSNPKYDEEQDSGRAIVVEEGLSAWIFSKAKELQYFEGHDRVSLGMLKTIAEFVKGYEVEDCPLKLWERAILQGYAVFRQLKANQGGIIIGDRDQRTIKYELLKSV comes from the coding sequence ATGAAAAAAGAAGGCTCACTTCTACTTTCAGAGTATGAAGCGCAGATAGCGCCCACTGACCTTATTAGTCAGGCAGAGCTTGCCCCAATCCAGCAAGGTCTGTATGGGGAAGTTGGTGGTATCATGGCCACTGCAAAAAAGATAACTCGCGAAGGACCCGCCTATCCCGAGTATCGCACGGCTGCAGAAGAGGAGTTTGGAGATGCGCTATGGTATCTCTCTGCGCTTTGCCGGCGTATGCATATTCCTCTTGAGGAAGTTTTTGCTGAAGCGACTAACCATGGGAGCTTCAAGAATGTTGGAGCCGCAAGTGATATCGCGGGAGGGGCGCTGGCTTACATCGCGCTGCCGATCGTTGCGACCGAATCAGTTGATTTGACGCTCGTGCGGTTGGGGCAGGCTGCGGCAGCATTGCTTATCGGGAGTCCGGCTAGGGCCGACGTCATCTCATTCGCGAGAGCTTATCTAGATGGGCTCCAAGCTACGAGGTTGGTATTCTCTACAGTGGCTCGGAATAACCTCCGGAAGGCTCGAGGGGCGTTTGTAGAACCAACTTCGTCGGATTTGGACGGTCTTGACTTTGACACCGAGTTCGAATTTGACGAGCAGCTTCCTAGAAATTTCAAAATTGAGGTGGGTCAACGAGCTGGCGAGAAAACATATTTGAAATGGAAGGGGGTTTTTATTGGGGACCCACTAACAGACAATATTTCTGATCGCGATGGATATCGGTTTCACGATGTTTTTCATTTGGCCTACGCGTCCGTATTGCATTGGTCTCCAGTCTTTCGTGCTTTAATCAAGCATAAAAGAAAGAGTAACCCAAAGTACGATGAAGAGCAGGATAGTGGTAGAGCTATCGTTGTAGAAGAAGGTCTTAGTGCATGGATTTTTTCCAAGGCAAAAGAGCTCCAGTATTTTGAAGGCCACGATAGAGTATCGTTGGGCATGCTCAAGACGATTGCAGAATTTGTCAAGGGTTATGAGGTCGAAGACTGCCCCCTGAAACTATGGGAAAGGGCAATTTTGCAAGGATACGCTGTTTTTCGCCAACTTAAGGCCAATCAGGGTGGCATAATTATTGGTGACCGCGACCAGCGTACCATTAAATATGAGCTGCTTAAATCAGTGTAA